A DNA window from Clavibacter sepedonicus contains the following coding sequences:
- a CDS encoding ABC transporter substrate-binding protein, with amino-acid sequence MPSIVTTRATLAGASARTLRIADRPDRPRTPSRRAVLAGTAGIAGLAGLGLLALTGCSTGASSTTIPEAAATGTPVPGGRLRVARPAASAAETLDSASSLSAYEYLGALYNRLVKLDETGQTVADLAEEWSASPDGVTWTFRLRRDVRFHDGTRFTAADAIASIQHVIDPATASPQGGVLGDMLDPGSMSAPDPLTLVFQLKTPNAEFPSLLTAYQCYIVPADAIATIGSTGIGTGPFRLSSFHPAGSGSVEAFDGHFAGRPVLDGIDFSSIQDTTARVNALLAGQIDLISQTNLDFATARVVSASSRATVARVDNAQWYTIPMLATSAEFQDPLVRQAMKLAYDPEQILATALQGTGTAGWDNPVPPSLAAFVDVDRAYDPEQAKALLAKAGVPGLRTTIHTSSYESVFTPMAVAYRDQVKAAGIDLTVTNASSDSYTTRRSGCRSRSW; translated from the coding sequence ATGCCATCGATCGTCACCACCCGCGCCACGCTCGCCGGCGCGAGCGCGCGCACCCTGCGCATCGCCGACCGTCCGGACCGGCCGCGCACTCCCAGCCGCCGCGCCGTCCTCGCGGGCACCGCGGGGATCGCCGGGCTCGCCGGGCTCGGCCTGCTCGCCCTCACCGGATGCAGCACCGGCGCGAGCAGCACCACCATCCCCGAGGCCGCCGCGACCGGCACGCCCGTGCCCGGCGGCCGCCTCCGGGTCGCGCGCCCGGCCGCATCCGCCGCCGAGACGCTCGACTCCGCCAGCTCGCTGTCCGCGTACGAGTACCTCGGCGCCCTCTACAACCGGCTCGTCAAGCTCGACGAGACGGGCCAGACCGTCGCGGACCTCGCGGAGGAGTGGTCGGCGTCGCCCGACGGCGTCACCTGGACCTTCCGACTCCGCCGCGACGTGCGCTTCCACGACGGCACCAGGTTCACGGCGGCCGACGCGATCGCCTCCATCCAGCACGTCATCGACCCCGCGACGGCGTCCCCGCAGGGCGGCGTGCTCGGTGACATGCTCGACCCGGGCAGCATGTCGGCGCCGGATCCGCTCACCCTCGTCTTCCAGCTGAAGACCCCCAACGCGGAGTTCCCGTCGCTGCTCACGGCGTACCAGTGCTACATCGTGCCGGCCGACGCGATCGCGACCATCGGCAGCACCGGGATCGGCACGGGGCCGTTCCGCCTCTCGTCGTTCCACCCGGCGGGATCCGGCAGCGTCGAGGCCTTCGATGGCCACTTCGCCGGGCGACCCGTGCTCGACGGCATCGACTTCTCCTCCATCCAGGACACGACGGCCCGCGTGAACGCGCTGCTCGCCGGGCAGATCGACCTCATCTCGCAGACCAACCTCGACTTCGCGACCGCCCGCGTCGTCTCCGCGTCGAGCCGCGCCACGGTCGCGCGGGTCGACAACGCGCAGTGGTACACGATCCCGATGCTCGCCACGAGCGCCGAGTTCCAGGACCCGCTCGTGCGCCAGGCCATGAAGCTCGCCTACGACCCGGAGCAGATCCTCGCGACCGCGCTGCAGGGCACGGGCACCGCCGGCTGGGACAACCCGGTGCCGCCGTCGCTCGCCGCGTTCGTCGACGTCGACCGCGCCTACGACCCCGAGCAGGCGAAGGCGCTGCTCGCGAAGGCGGGCGTGCCGGGGCTCCGGACGACGATCCACACCTCGAGCTACGAGTCGGTGTTCACGCCCATGGCGGTCGCCTACCGCGACCAGGTGAAGGCCGCGGGGATCGACCTCACCGTCACCAACGCGTCCTCGGACTCCTATACTACACGGAGATCTGGATGCAGAAGCCGCTCATGGTGA
- a CDS encoding DUF3892 domain-containing protein, which yields MALQVTKSKKDIDGDITGLCGYGWNHSKSEVIGHIRTGLNSYFVSVHGRSVYVRVGTRKGQPYLTTAPDDYSPNNLDNLENC from the coding sequence ATGGCACTGCAAGTTACGAAGAGCAAGAAGGACATCGACGGAGACATCACTGGCCTCTGTGGGTACGGCTGGAACCACAGCAAGTCCGAAGTCATCGGGCACATCCGCACTGGCCTCAACTCATATTTTGTCTCAGTCCACGGCAGGAGCGTTTACGTCCGCGTCGGCACACGCAAGGGCCAGCCGTACCTGACCACTGCACCAGACGACTACTCGCCTAATAACCTAGATAATCTCGAGAACTGTTGA
- a CDS encoding oxidoreductase codes for MTTWLITGCSTGLGRAFAVEALERGHDVVVTARDAANVQDLTDTYPEHALALDLDVTDPAQVSLAVDEATARFGGVDVLVNNAGYGYRAAIEEGDDADVARLFDTQFHGSVRMIKAVLPGMRERRSGTIVNLSSIGAARTGAGSGYYGAVKAAIEQMTMALRTELEPLGIVATVVAPGSFRTDFSGRSLTQSSTVIDDYAETAGKRRKENDTTDGTQPNDPALGAKVLVDAVEEGAPFYLLLGGDAVEIVTGALDDLRADVDAWAERSRSTAYDAG; via the coding sequence ATGACGACCTGGCTGATCACGGGATGCTCCACGGGGCTCGGCCGCGCGTTCGCGGTCGAGGCGCTGGAGCGCGGGCACGACGTCGTCGTCACGGCGCGCGACGCCGCGAACGTGCAGGACCTCACCGACACGTACCCCGAGCACGCCCTCGCGCTCGACCTCGACGTCACCGACCCGGCGCAGGTGTCCCTCGCGGTCGACGAGGCGACGGCCCGCTTCGGCGGGGTCGACGTGCTCGTCAACAACGCGGGCTACGGCTACCGCGCGGCCATCGAGGAGGGCGACGACGCCGACGTCGCGCGCCTGTTCGACACGCAGTTCCACGGCAGCGTCCGCATGATCAAGGCGGTGCTGCCCGGCATGCGCGAGCGCCGCAGCGGCACGATCGTGAACCTCTCGTCCATCGGCGCCGCGCGCACGGGCGCGGGATCCGGCTACTACGGCGCCGTGAAGGCCGCGATCGAGCAGATGACCATGGCGCTGCGCACCGAGCTCGAGCCGCTCGGGATCGTCGCGACGGTGGTGGCGCCCGGATCCTTCCGCACCGACTTCTCGGGCCGCTCGCTCACGCAGTCGTCCACCGTGATCGACGACTACGCCGAGACCGCGGGCAAGCGCCGCAAGGAGAACGACACCACCGACGGCACGCAGCCCAACGACCCGGCGCTCGGCGCGAAGGTGCTCGTGGACGCGGTCGAGGAGGGAGCTCCCTTCTACCTGCTGCTCGGCGGCGACGCGGTGGAGATCGTCACGGGCGCGCTCGACGACCTGCGCGCCGACGTCGACGCGTGGGCGGAGCGCAGCCGGTCGACGGCGTACGACGCGGGCTGA
- a CDS encoding VOC family protein produces MATSPDHPRLLQTVLDTPDPRRLAEFYRELLGFRYRPGDEPEQAGPDPDWLVLVDTDGSRRLAFQLAPGMPAPRWPAGSPPQMLHLDLTVGSVADLERQRSRAVDLGAELLQDRSTDPDEPLYVLRDPAGHPFCIFVAPASSDAAPG; encoded by the coding sequence ATGGCTACCTCACCCGACCACCCGCGCCTGCTGCAGACCGTGCTCGACACCCCGGATCCGCGCCGCCTCGCCGAGTTCTACCGCGAGCTCCTCGGCTTCCGGTACCGCCCGGGCGACGAGCCCGAGCAGGCGGGGCCGGATCCGGACTGGCTGGTCCTCGTCGACACAGACGGTTCCCGCCGCCTCGCCTTCCAGCTCGCGCCCGGCATGCCCGCGCCGCGCTGGCCCGCGGGATCGCCGCCGCAGATGCTGCACCTCGACCTCACGGTCGGATCCGTCGCGGACCTGGAGCGGCAACGGTCCCGAGCGGTCGATCTCGGCGCCGAGCTGCTGCAGGACCGGTCGACGGACCCGGACGAGCCCCTCTACGTGCTGCGGGATCCGGCGGGCCACCCCTTCTGCATCTTCGTCGCGCCGGCCTCCTCGGACGCGGCGCCGGGGTGA
- a CDS encoding dipeptide ABC transporter ATP-binding protein, translating to MPGNVEDTLTGQVRLGTVVRVADLAISYAAGSTDVPVVRGVSFEIRAGRALGLVGESGSGKSTVARTLLAHLRRGSRIVGGSVEVAGDDVFALSPAATRELRGGTAAVVAQNAGQALTPSMRVGRQLREALESHGLPSEDERVEELIRLVRLPDPATIVRRYPHQLSGGQQQRIAIAMAVAARPRVLVLDEPTTALDVVTQAAVLTLIRDLARELGMAVLLVSHDLGVVSTMVDEIAVMRDGVIVEHRPTAELFASPEHAYTRELLAAIPRGPATAAPLPAPDSEAPMVAADGLVVRYARGLPPAVSDVSFTIAPRETLAVVGESGSGKTTLATALAGLVPTESGTFRFTGDGVTGDLTRAVAGRSPELRRAVQLVFQNADTSLNPRRTVGAAIARPLKLFTGRASAERVGEILTEVGLSPDFAARLPSQLSGGQRQRVGIARALAAGPQLVIADEITTALDVRVQAEILDLLARLQRDKGLSCLFISHDLAVVRGVADRVAVMTGGRIVEIGPTERVFQGPNHPYTRQLLAATLEPGATELPTVEDVTATWRDAAGGGWRELGDGHRIRDWEDAR from the coding sequence ATGCCCGGGAACGTCGAAGACACCCTCACCGGCCAGGTGCGGCTCGGCACCGTCGTCCGCGTCGCCGACCTCGCGATCTCCTACGCGGCGGGGAGCACCGACGTGCCGGTGGTCCGCGGCGTGAGCTTCGAGATCCGTGCCGGGCGCGCGCTCGGGCTCGTCGGGGAGTCGGGCAGCGGCAAGTCCACCGTCGCGCGGACGCTGCTCGCGCACCTGCGCCGCGGATCCCGCATCGTGGGCGGATCCGTGGAGGTCGCCGGCGACGACGTGTTCGCCCTCTCGCCCGCCGCGACGCGCGAGCTCCGCGGCGGCACCGCAGCGGTCGTCGCGCAGAACGCCGGCCAGGCGCTCACGCCCTCCATGCGCGTGGGCCGCCAGCTCCGCGAGGCGCTCGAGAGCCACGGGCTGCCGAGCGAGGACGAGCGGGTCGAGGAGCTGATCCGGCTCGTGCGCCTCCCCGACCCCGCGACCATCGTGCGGCGCTACCCCCACCAGCTGTCCGGCGGGCAGCAGCAGCGCATCGCGATCGCGATGGCCGTCGCCGCGCGCCCCCGGGTGCTCGTGCTCGATGAGCCGACGACCGCGCTCGACGTCGTGACGCAGGCCGCGGTGCTGACCCTGATCCGCGACCTCGCCCGCGAGCTCGGCATGGCGGTGCTGCTCGTCAGCCACGACCTCGGCGTCGTCTCGACGATGGTCGACGAGATCGCGGTGATGCGCGACGGCGTCATCGTGGAGCACCGGCCGACCGCGGAGCTGTTCGCGTCGCCCGAGCACGCGTACACGCGGGAGCTGCTGGCGGCGATCCCGCGTGGTCCGGCGACCGCCGCCCCTCTTCCGGCTCCCGACTCGGAGGCCCCGATGGTCGCCGCCGACGGCCTCGTCGTCCGGTACGCGCGCGGACTGCCGCCCGCGGTGTCCGACGTGTCGTTCACCATCGCGCCGCGCGAGACGCTCGCGGTCGTCGGCGAGTCCGGGAGCGGCAAGACCACGCTCGCGACCGCGCTCGCGGGTCTCGTGCCCACCGAGTCCGGCACGTTCCGCTTCACCGGCGACGGCGTCACGGGCGACCTGACCCGGGCGGTCGCCGGCCGCTCGCCCGAGCTGCGGCGCGCGGTGCAGCTCGTGTTCCAGAACGCGGATACCTCGCTCAACCCCCGGCGCACGGTCGGCGCCGCGATCGCCCGGCCGCTCAAGCTGTTCACGGGCCGGGCCTCCGCGGAGCGCGTGGGCGAGATCCTCACCGAGGTCGGGCTGTCACCGGACTTCGCGGCCCGGCTGCCGAGCCAGCTCTCGGGCGGCCAGCGGCAGCGCGTCGGGATCGCCCGGGCGCTCGCGGCCGGACCGCAGCTCGTGATCGCGGACGAGATCACGACCGCGCTCGACGTGCGCGTGCAGGCCGAGATCCTGGATCTGCTCGCCAGGCTGCAGCGCGACAAGGGCCTCAGCTGCCTCTTCATCAGCCACGACCTCGCCGTCGTGCGCGGCGTCGCGGACCGCGTGGCCGTGATGACCGGCGGGCGGATCGTGGAGATCGGCCCGACCGAGCGCGTGTTCCAGGGGCCGAACCACCCCTACACGCGGCAGCTGCTCGCCGCGACGCTCGAACCCGGCGCGACCGAGCTGCCGACTGTGGAGGACGTGACGGCCACCTGGCGCGACGCCGCGGGTGGAGGGTGGAGGGAGCTCGGCGACGGGCACCGGATCCGGGACTGGGAGGACGCACGATGA
- a CDS encoding methylated-DNA--[protein]-cysteine S-methyltransferase: MTDPDDTVPFLDADALEAADPTAPALDALRLRLADRAEADGSLDVGFTTIDSPVGPLLLAATDRGLIRVAYSREDHDTVLGDLARRLGPRILRAPKRLDQAARELDEYFAGRRRAFDLPLDRRLSTGFRDRVQRLLPEIPYGSTRTYREVAETAGSPDATRAVGTACSTNPLPVVIPCHRVLRSDGTLGGYIGGLAAKTTLLELEGRI; the protein is encoded by the coding sequence GTGACCGATCCCGACGACACCGTGCCCTTCCTCGACGCCGACGCGCTCGAGGCCGCCGACCCGACCGCCCCCGCGCTCGACGCCCTCCGCCTCCGCCTCGCCGACCGGGCCGAGGCGGACGGATCCCTCGACGTCGGCTTCACCACGATCGACTCCCCCGTCGGCCCGCTGCTGCTGGCCGCCACCGACCGCGGCCTGATCCGCGTCGCCTACTCCCGCGAGGACCACGACACCGTGCTCGGCGACCTCGCGCGCCGGCTCGGCCCGCGGATCCTGCGCGCCCCGAAGCGCCTCGACCAGGCTGCCCGCGAGCTCGACGAGTACTTCGCGGGCCGCCGCCGCGCATTCGACCTGCCGCTCGACCGCCGCCTCTCGACGGGCTTCCGCGACCGGGTGCAGCGGCTGCTGCCGGAGATCCCGTACGGATCCACGCGCACCTACCGCGAGGTCGCCGAGACCGCGGGCAGCCCGGACGCCACGCGCGCGGTCGGCACGGCGTGCTCGACGAACCCGCTGCCCGTCGTGATCCCCTGCCACCGCGTGCTCCGCTCCGACGGCACGCTCGGCGGCTACATCGGCGGGCTCGCGGCGAAGACGACGCTGCTGGAGCTGGAGGGGCGGATCTGA
- a CDS encoding sce7726 family protein — translation MRDVDIRAALIAGIRRDHPDLSENRVWSELAVVLGASRVDVCLVNGALTGWEIKSPRDNFDRLDAQILHYDQVLDFAHIVVTSKDIQRARMRVPARWGIVEATEQDGVVSLKRRRQARQNRTPKPLSLAQLLWRDEAMDELRTRGVTGSWSKATRWDLWDALVAVLTVDELRAAVRSRLKARPAREADRPYTQDGAMSPRLAK, via the coding sequence GTGAGAGATGTCGACATCCGAGCGGCGCTGATCGCAGGCATTCGCCGCGACCACCCGGACCTCAGCGAGAACCGAGTATGGTCTGAGCTCGCGGTCGTGCTGGGCGCCTCGCGAGTGGACGTGTGCCTGGTAAATGGGGCGCTGACCGGCTGGGAGATCAAGTCCCCGCGCGACAACTTCGACCGGCTCGACGCGCAGATCCTCCACTACGACCAAGTGCTCGACTTCGCTCATATCGTAGTCACCTCCAAGGACATCCAGCGAGCTCGCATGCGGGTTCCTGCGCGGTGGGGCATCGTTGAGGCGACTGAGCAGGACGGCGTGGTCTCGCTAAAAAGGCGTCGACAGGCCAGACAAAACCGAACCCCTAAGCCTCTAAGCCTCGCGCAACTGTTGTGGCGTGATGAGGCCATGGATGAGTTGCGAACACGTGGGGTGACCGGTTCCTGGAGTAAAGCGACCCGCTGGGATCTCTGGGACGCTCTCGTCGCAGTGCTCACGGTCGACGAGCTTCGTGCGGCAGTCCGAAGCCGTCTCAAAGCTCGCCCCGCCCGCGAAGCTGATCGACCATATACGCAAGATGGTGCGATGTCGCCACGGCTCGCCAAGTAG
- a CDS encoding helix-turn-helix transcriptional regulator, with translation MIGSSSRMLSLLSLLQTRRDWPGRILAERLEVTPRTVRRDVERLRELGYEIRSVKGPDGGYRLAAGAELPPLLFDDEQAVAIAVALQAVPAMGVDVDEAAARALATVRQVMPSRLRHRVDGIRFTGAEPEPGPGSGAEPRVDPTVLEAVSAAVRDRLTLRVDLADRVGQEGSSRRVQPHAIVARRSRWYLVAWDLDRDDWRTFRLDRMLPRTPAGPRFAPRELPAADARTFVAARAKGSEAEDRWPCTGELLVELPARAVAPWIGDGEMEEVSATSTRITVGSWSWTGVLAAVARFDAPFSVIEPEELREAAGVLAARLRSAQEPPRA, from the coding sequence ATGATCGGGAGCTCGTCGCGGATGCTGTCCCTCCTGTCGCTGCTGCAGACCCGGCGCGACTGGCCCGGGCGGATCCTCGCCGAGCGCCTCGAGGTCACCCCGCGCACCGTCCGCCGCGACGTCGAGCGGCTCCGCGAGCTCGGGTACGAGATCCGCTCGGTGAAGGGGCCGGACGGCGGCTACCGGCTGGCGGCCGGGGCGGAGCTGCCGCCGCTGCTGTTCGACGACGAGCAGGCCGTCGCGATCGCGGTCGCACTCCAGGCGGTACCCGCGATGGGCGTCGACGTCGACGAGGCGGCGGCGCGTGCCCTGGCGACCGTGCGGCAGGTCATGCCGTCGCGGCTGCGACACCGGGTCGACGGGATCCGCTTCACGGGCGCGGAGCCGGAGCCCGGGCCGGGGTCGGGCGCCGAGCCCCGCGTGGATCCGACGGTGCTGGAGGCCGTGAGCGCGGCGGTCCGCGACCGGCTGACGCTGCGCGTCGACCTGGCCGACCGCGTCGGGCAGGAGGGATCGTCCCGACGCGTCCAGCCGCACGCGATCGTGGCCCGGCGCTCGCGGTGGTACCTCGTGGCGTGGGACCTCGACCGTGACGACTGGCGCACCTTCCGCCTCGACCGAATGCTGCCGCGCACGCCGGCGGGCCCGCGGTTCGCGCCGCGGGAGCTGCCCGCGGCGGACGCGCGGACGTTCGTCGCGGCCCGGGCGAAGGGATCCGAGGCGGAGGACCGCTGGCCGTGCACGGGCGAGCTGCTCGTCGAGCTGCCCGCCCGGGCGGTCGCGCCGTGGATCGGCGACGGCGAGATGGAGGAGGTGTCGGCGACCTCGACGCGGATCACCGTCGGCTCGTGGTCGTGGACCGGGGTCCTCGCCGCCGTGGCCCGCTTCGACGCGCCGTTCTCCGTGATCGAGCCGGAGGAGCTGCGCGAGGCGGCCGGCGTGCTGGCCGCGCGCCTCCGCTCCGCGCAGGAGCCGCCGCGCGCCTGA
- a CDS encoding VOC family protein: MTITTTTHLNFRGTARQTLDFYQGVFGGQVAVTAYSDFGMPAEAPGADKVVFGQLETADGFRLMAYDVPGQDDADGSAIAGTTTRAQGATITDRTFFQSVRGETLDEIEGLWRGLAEGATVIEPLAASAWSAGFGMLTDRFGVTWILDVQAPAAG, translated from the coding sequence GTGACCATCACGACCACCACCCACCTCAACTTCCGCGGCACCGCGCGCCAGACGCTCGACTTCTACCAGGGCGTCTTCGGCGGGCAGGTCGCCGTCACGGCCTACTCCGACTTCGGCATGCCGGCCGAGGCCCCCGGCGCGGACAAGGTCGTCTTCGGCCAGCTCGAGACCGCGGACGGCTTCCGGCTCATGGCGTACGACGTGCCCGGCCAGGACGACGCCGACGGCAGCGCGATCGCCGGCACCACGACGCGCGCGCAGGGCGCGACGATCACCGACCGCACCTTCTTCCAGTCGGTGCGGGGCGAGACGCTAGACGAGATCGAGGGCCTGTGGCGCGGGCTCGCCGAGGGCGCGACCGTGATCGAGCCGCTCGCGGCATCCGCCTGGTCGGCGGGCTTCGGGATGCTCACCGACCGGTTCGGCGTCACCTGGATCCTCGACGTGCAGGCGCCCGCCGCCGGCTGA
- a CDS encoding ABC transporter permease → MTATPLPTRRGGRLRGWTTPLRASTALSVGLGIIAIHVVLAVLAPWIAGHDPVVTDSTDVLSGTTWAHWLGTDQYGRDVLSRTLNGGRYALVVTFLATTIAVAVGTVVGCVTAYAEGWLDEVVMRIVDALLSVPSILALLVVVTVFGSGLWVIVLAVTVVYAPAVTRVVRGAARTVITQDYVTAARARGEGPLSIVFREILPNVLDVVLVEYAMRASWIVLLISTLSFLGFGANPPTPDWGLMVQENRTALTVVPLGTLAPIVALATLVVGLNLSGDGLSKSLGVDRAQRGMA, encoded by the coding sequence ATGACCGCGACGCCCCTGCCCACCCGCCGAGGCGGCCGCCTGCGCGGATGGACGACCCCGCTCCGGGCGTCGACGGCGCTCTCCGTCGGCCTCGGGATCATCGCGATCCACGTCGTGCTCGCGGTGCTCGCGCCGTGGATCGCCGGGCACGACCCCGTCGTGACCGACTCGACCGACGTGCTCTCCGGCACGACGTGGGCGCACTGGCTCGGCACCGACCAGTACGGCCGCGACGTGCTCTCCCGCACCCTCAACGGCGGCCGCTACGCGCTCGTCGTCACGTTCCTCGCGACCACCATCGCGGTCGCGGTCGGCACGGTCGTCGGCTGCGTCACGGCGTACGCGGAGGGCTGGCTCGACGAGGTCGTGATGCGGATCGTGGACGCTCTGCTGAGCGTGCCGTCGATCCTCGCGCTGCTCGTGGTGGTGACCGTGTTCGGATCCGGCCTCTGGGTGATCGTGCTCGCGGTGACCGTCGTGTACGCGCCCGCCGTGACGCGGGTGGTGCGCGGGGCCGCGCGGACCGTGATCACGCAGGACTACGTCACGGCCGCGCGCGCCCGGGGCGAGGGGCCGCTGAGCATCGTCTTCCGCGAGATCCTCCCGAACGTGCTCGACGTCGTGCTCGTGGAGTACGCGATGCGCGCCTCGTGGATCGTGCTGCTGATCTCGACGCTCTCCTTCCTCGGCTTCGGCGCGAACCCGCCGACGCCCGACTGGGGGCTGATGGTGCAGGAGAACCGCACCGCCCTCACGGTCGTGCCGCTCGGGACGCTCGCGCCGATCGTGGCGCTCGCGACCCTCGTGGTCGGCCTCAACCTCAGCGGCGACGGGCTCAGCAAGTCGCTCGGCGTCGACCGCGCGCAGAGGGGGATGGCGTGA
- a CDS encoding beta family protein, giving the protein MTYLPVLKARQGELKALENWDDIRRPDLSPVIEVTPWERQEDSTVETRDVEDQPEIDSAVRRIKRAWDQKRAIAYIDAAYAEPDLGDGSENWRTSRPVLAQLLHELSASDVSVAPAIRASADASYVSQIGSVLEATGISRALIRVTAEDLDESIIPLRRLVGDVASGLGLPTSDISVLLDFGAVTDEGPMKLAARLARFVLPQLDEVRWASLSVAAGAFPVNLAGVQAFSSARIPRWDYHLWESLRDFDLAIAGGLQFSDYGVTHPTLPVGAAFAAPPQLRYTQDRDWIVRKGKRQERRGHKQFYDICAQILDELGRDATSPEASWGDHYVHEAAASAIEDVTVPARVGTGNASTWRAVATSHHLAYMVDQLRGRGEL; this is encoded by the coding sequence GTGACCTACTTGCCAGTGTTGAAGGCGCGCCAAGGCGAACTCAAGGCGCTCGAGAACTGGGACGACATCCGGCGTCCTGACCTCTCGCCTGTGATCGAGGTAACGCCTTGGGAGCGCCAGGAGGACTCCACTGTAGAAACCCGTGATGTCGAGGACCAGCCAGAAATTGACTCAGCCGTTCGGCGAATCAAGCGCGCTTGGGACCAGAAGCGGGCCATTGCCTATATCGACGCGGCCTATGCCGAACCCGACCTTGGCGACGGTTCAGAGAACTGGCGTACTAGCAGGCCCGTTCTTGCTCAGTTATTGCATGAATTGTCAGCATCAGACGTGTCCGTGGCGCCAGCGATCCGCGCGTCAGCGGACGCCTCATATGTGAGCCAGATCGGAAGCGTACTTGAAGCCACGGGGATCTCACGCGCCCTGATTCGAGTCACGGCTGAAGACCTAGATGAGTCAATTATTCCACTGCGACGATTGGTTGGTGATGTCGCGAGTGGGCTAGGATTACCGACCTCTGACATCTCGGTGCTCCTTGACTTCGGCGCCGTGACCGATGAAGGCCCAATGAAGCTCGCCGCGCGTCTCGCACGTTTTGTTCTGCCACAGCTCGACGAAGTTCGTTGGGCGAGCCTATCGGTCGCTGCCGGCGCGTTCCCAGTAAATCTGGCTGGAGTGCAGGCATTTTCGTCAGCCAGAATTCCACGATGGGACTATCACTTGTGGGAGAGTCTCCGCGACTTCGACCTCGCCATCGCCGGAGGTCTACAGTTCAGTGACTACGGAGTAACCCACCCTACCCTTCCCGTAGGCGCTGCTTTTGCCGCACCCCCACAACTGCGCTACACGCAGGACCGCGACTGGATAGTGCGCAAAGGTAAGCGTCAGGAACGTCGTGGACATAAGCAATTTTACGACATATGCGCTCAGATTCTTGATGAACTTGGGCGGGATGCGACCTCGCCGGAGGCATCCTGGGGAGATCACTACGTTCATGAGGCCGCCGCAAGCGCAATCGAGGACGTTACTGTCCCCGCACGCGTAGGCACAGGGAACGCTTCTACTTGGCGAGCCGTGGCGACATCGCACCATCTTGCGTATATGGTCGATCAGCTTCGCGGGCGGGGCGAGCTTTGA
- a CDS encoding ABC transporter permease, which produces MNVSVQVARRLGTAILTIVLASLFVFLAIQLLPGDVAQQLLGQDATPEAVATLRESLGLDRNVWLRYGDWLLGAAHGDFGTSLVSGDPVAPTLLVAFRNSMLIAVPAMLVGVTLSLVLGVVAGVRRGRASDSVISIVSLVVMSVPEFMVATVLVLLFAITIPVFPAVVLRGSDATVAELLPSVALPVIVLTLAMAAYIVRTMRSSTIDVMASEFVTTAELKGLTTRQVVWRHAVPSALLPTLNVVALNVAWLLGGVVVVENVFNYPGMGKLMLESVFTRDLPTIQAIALLSAGVYVVCNLAADLIALALDPRLRTRQRARRTRPARSATRSSRSTRRKARA; this is translated from the coding sequence ATGAACGTCTCCGTGCAGGTCGCCCGCCGCCTGGGCACCGCGATCCTCACGATCGTGCTCGCCTCGCTGTTCGTGTTCCTCGCGATCCAGCTGCTGCCCGGCGACGTGGCGCAGCAGCTCCTCGGCCAGGACGCGACGCCCGAGGCGGTCGCGACGCTCCGCGAGTCGCTCGGGCTCGACCGGAACGTGTGGCTGCGGTACGGCGACTGGCTGCTGGGGGCCGCGCACGGCGACTTCGGCACCTCGCTCGTGAGCGGGGATCCGGTCGCGCCGACCCTGCTCGTCGCCTTCCGCAACAGCATGCTGATCGCGGTGCCGGCGATGCTCGTCGGCGTGACGCTGTCGCTCGTGCTCGGCGTCGTCGCGGGCGTGCGCCGGGGCCGCGCGAGCGACTCGGTCATCAGCATCGTGAGCCTCGTGGTGATGAGCGTGCCCGAGTTCATGGTCGCCACCGTGCTCGTGCTGCTGTTCGCCATCACGATCCCGGTGTTCCCCGCCGTCGTGCTCCGCGGCAGCGACGCCACGGTCGCCGAGCTGCTGCCCTCGGTGGCGCTGCCGGTGATCGTGCTGACGCTCGCCATGGCCGCCTACATCGTGCGCACCATGCGCTCCTCGACGATCGACGTCATGGCCTCGGAGTTCGTCACGACGGCCGAGCTCAAGGGGCTCACCACGCGGCAGGTGGTGTGGCGGCACGCGGTGCCGAGCGCGCTGCTGCCGACGCTCAACGTCGTCGCGCTCAACGTCGCGTGGCTGCTCGGCGGCGTGGTCGTGGTCGAGAACGTCTTCAACTACCCGGGCATGGGGAAGCTCATGCTCGAGTCGGTCTTCACGCGCGACCTGCCGACGATCCAGGCCATCGCGCTGCTGAGCGCCGGCGTGTACGTGGTCTGCAACCTGGCCGCCGACCTCATCGCGCTCGCGCTGGATCCCCGGCTCCGCACCCGGCAGCGCGCCCGCCGCACCCGGCCCGCCCGATCCGCCACCCGATCATCCCGATCCACCCGACGGAAGGCCCGCGCATGA